The following proteins are encoded in a genomic region of Pseudomonas saponiphila:
- a CDS encoding helix-turn-helix domain-containing protein: MLSPHAAPQPVQRDFTLHLPNPQHPGTAAVVPEITLSTGTVLMDSQMWMQEPLWQGLKIILVLSGQLNCRVEGQPEVEIRGPTLCAVANQGEHCGDHLFARGVPVRYTTVQLDFPAIRQAGLEPERLLDPLGGGPMLFCQPASKPLLALAQQILTCPLQGPTRSFYLGGKALELTALGVEGILAQAESRPLQDSPGSAADIERIHAARDLLLGSLQASPSLSELSRQVGLNPRKLTAGFRQVFGTSVYAYLQEQRLSEAYRLLASGETNVSSAAYRVGYSPAHFSTAFRKRFGVSPKSLR, encoded by the coding sequence ATGCTCAGCCCCCACGCTGCGCCGCAGCCTGTCCAAAGGGATTTCACCCTGCACTTGCCCAATCCGCAGCACCCCGGCACGGCGGCCGTGGTGCCGGAAATCACCCTGTCCACCGGCACGGTGCTGATGGACAGCCAGATGTGGATGCAGGAACCGCTGTGGCAGGGCCTGAAAATCATCCTGGTGCTCAGCGGCCAGCTCAACTGCCGGGTCGAAGGCCAGCCGGAAGTGGAGATTCGCGGCCCGACCCTGTGCGCGGTGGCCAACCAGGGCGAACACTGCGGCGACCACCTGTTCGCCCGCGGCGTGCCGGTGCGCTACACCACGGTGCAGCTGGACTTCCCGGCGATCCGCCAGGCGGGCCTTGAGCCCGAGCGCCTGCTGGACCCGCTCGGCGGCGGGCCGATGCTGTTCTGCCAGCCGGCCAGCAAGCCGCTGCTGGCCCTGGCCCAGCAGATCCTCACCTGCCCGCTGCAAGGCCCGACCCGCTCCTTTTACCTGGGAGGCAAGGCCCTGGAACTCACCGCCCTGGGGGTCGAGGGGATCCTCGCCCAGGCCGAGTCGCGGCCGCTGCAGGACAGCCCCGGTAGCGCGGCGGACATCGAACGCATCCATGCCGCCCGGGACCTGTTGCTGGGTTCCTTGCAGGCCTCGCCGTCGCTGTCCGAGCTGTCGCGCCAGGTGGGCCTGAATCCGCGCAAGCTCACCGCCGGTTTTCGCCAGGTGTTCGGCACCAGCGTCTACGCCTACCTACAGGAGCAGCGCCTGAGCGAGGCGTACCGCCTGCTGGCCAGCGGTGAAACCAATGTCTCCAGCGCGGCCTATCGGGTCGGCTACAGCCCGGCACATTTCTCCACCGCCTTTCGCAAGCGCTTCGGGGTGTCGCCCAAGTCCTTGCGCTGA